The Xyrauchen texanus isolate HMW12.3.18 chromosome 19, RBS_HiC_50CHRs, whole genome shotgun sequence genome segment AGCTGGGTttacattgtttgttttgtttatagctTTATTCTGCCAGTCCTAAATAATATGCAGAACATTTTATTGTTTTCCGCTAAAATGGTGCTGGCTCTCATGCCTGAGCCAGTGCTCTGTTAGGGATCTGACAAACCTGAAGATGGATTGTTTGTTCTGAGCTTTCATTCAGAATGGCAAGTCTCTAGTGTTTGCTATCCATTACACAAGATCACTTTGGTGACCTTTACCAGTGTTTGACTGCGGCTTGCTTGTTGATTCAAGTACAAAACTTCATTTGCTGGCAAGAGTTTTCATTGACTGATTTTTCTCATTGAGCTTGTGCTCTTACAAGTCTTACAGGTTGCCTTCAAATGGTACCTTGCAGGGTTTGTTGGTGTGACCATAATGCCAACATCTCTTCATTTTCCCTCAGTTAGTCATGTTCTTTAGTAATTTAAATTAAGTTCTGACACTGATTAAGGTAATGTTGCTCATTGGTTCAATGGGGCAATATAATTTTGTCATTGTTCTGAGGCCTGATGGCATTTGGCCTGTACACCTCATTCACTGGAATGCTGGGGGAAGGTTTGGGTCATATTTCACGCCAAAATTAAAAGGGATGACAATCATCCTGTCcggaaaccatgattttaatttttaaatcagcataaattaaaagcAGTAAAGCATATATAACTAAACCTTTGCTTTATTTGACCCAGACATGAATAGCTTTAATATGACTTAGTAGGAAAATAAAGAGAGGTTTTGATTGGTCATGCTTAGTCAGCCGCATTCCAATGGATCTGATTGATGGCAATTAATCAGATCTTTCTGCTTGATTGAACTGATTGTTTGCAAATGAAGTCTAATCTTAGGGTTCTATTGACATCATTGATTTTTACCAGCACATAATTTTTCTGTACTGCTAAGTTCACAATAAAACCAAAGTGCAGTGTTTTATTGCTGTATGTAATCATTAATCCTTTGTGGTCATTGTATGAATGTATGTTACCACAAAGTGAATTTGAAATTAACACATAATTGTGTACCAATTCACACTGCCTAATACAATTAGAGTAGCAACATTGATCTCAAATTGATGAGAACAACAAAGCAGTAGTTTCAAGGTAGTTTGAAAGTACTTTGAATCCATTTGCTCTGTTTGCTAAGTAGCTAGACTGAGCCAGACAGTCTTGCTCTGATGAAGCAAGAAGTGGCTAGTTGAAGTTGGTATTAAGTTCACTGACACTGAGGAcacttatttttaaaagaatagttcacaaattctgtcttgtgttttatatatatatatatatatgttctccTTTTTTGCTGATTTAACCAGCTAATTAAAATGTGTACATGTGGGAAAGTACTTTGCATAAGCCctgatattctttttttttttacattcccaGCACTCATGTTCTTCTCTAAAATTTGCTTCAGCTTTATGGTTGTGTATTGTGTGcatatataaaaaagtaaactTAAAGCTGAACTATGTttcttttcagtgttaaaatactttctcctatcctagcttaatatgcagagacaactataactaAGCCATTCATAGTTTTTGAGAAAACAATCTCTGTGGAACTATCCACCTTTTTTTCTACACCGGGTGATGCAAGAAATATGGGCACAGTTGTTAATGCATCGTATGTCAATACATTCTTTCGGTGCGGTGCTAGACATTCATTTATACATCTAGATGTGGAAGCAAAGCCTGACAGAACTTAATGAGGACAATATGGTATTCCATTTCTATGAACTACACGTTGTCCCTGAGATAGCGAATGCTATAGAATGACTTCCGGTGGAAGTCACATTCATTTCCCCGGTAAGACtcccaggaaaaaggtggataaaaattcctgtgtttgttttaagtGACCCGCTGAGGCGCCACCCAACAATGTAACTTAACCAATGTAATGAGCTTGGGGCGGGACCATCTGACTTTTGTTTTTAACAACAACAGCAGAtgaggggcgtattcagaaagctgtttagaaaacattgtttatttttgcagttccatttggtggtgatagtgttgcagaaattacatacttcagcttaaagatttaaaaaatctaaGCTAGCTTTTTTTCTCCTTAATATCAGTCATGAAATATAAAATCAAGTATCACAGCATTCTTTTTGGCTTAATGTGTTTTGTTGCCCTTTTCAGTGAGAGCCTCTGGACATTATGCCAGCTGAAGAGGTATTTGACCGTGTTTCCATAGAGGATGATTCAAAGACTGGGCCAGATATTCCCTTCCTTTTGGAAGAGTGTGAGAAAGACAAGGAGCCCTGGAAGTCAGTGTTGAAAAGGAAGGTGTTGAAAAAGTGTTCCTGCAGTACAACTTGTGCCAAATCCCTGCTTGTAGATTCCCTTCCAATTCTGAAATGGCTGCCACGCTATAACTTCAAAGACTGGATCATTGGGGATGCCATGTCAGGTCTAATCGTGGGTATCCTGTTGGTTCCCCAGTCCATTGCCTATTCTTTACTGGCAGAACAAGACCCTATTTATGGACTCTATACATCTTTCTTTGCCAGCATTATCTACACCCTGCTAGGCACCTCCAAGCACATCTCAGTGGGGATGTTTGGAGTATTGTGTTTGCTGGTGGGGCAGGTGGTAGACAGGGAGCTTACTCTGGCTGGCTacccctcagaaaccaatcagaCTGCTCTGGGGATCATCGACAACAGCACTGTTCCGATTTGTGACCGAAGCTGCTATGCAATCATGGTGGGAGCAACACTAACTTTCACAGCAGGGGTCTATCAGGTTAGTCTGTGATGTAAGGATATGAAAGACCTGACAGAATGATTTGCATCTTAATTATGAGGCTAATTTCTAGAGTAATTTATCTCATAACTGCAAATTTGTGTAAAACTGTCCCAAATGATTTAATTCTTCAAAATATcctaatgtaataatgttttgcTCTTCTTGGGTTACAGGTGTTGATGGGTCTCCTACAAGTTGGATTTGTCTCAGTCTTCCTCTCTGACTCTCTGTTGAGTGGATTCGCTACTGGTGCCTCTCTCACCATCCTCACATCCCAAATCAAGTACTTTCTGGGGCTTCACCTTCCTCGTGTCCAAGGTTGGGGGTCATTTATAAAAACCTGGATAAGTCTGCTGAAGAATCTGGGCCATACCAACATATGTGACCTCATAACAAGCATTCTCTGCTTGCTTGTACTTGTACCCACCAAGGAGCTTAACCACCGTCTCAAGACAAAGCTCAAGGCCCCTATTCCCTTTGAGCTCTTTGTGGTCATTGGTGCTACTCTGGCTTCCCACTTTGGCCATTTCAACGAAAAATATGGCTCAGATGTAGCTGGGGATATTCCAACAGGCTTCATGCCACCACAACTACCAAACTGGTCTCTTATACCCAATATTGCAGTTGATGCCTTCTCAATAGCTATTGTTGGTTTTGCCATTACAGTGTCTTTATCTGAGATGTTTGCTAAGAAGCATGGTTATGTTGTGGACCCTAACCAGGAGATGTATGCCCTTGGGTTCTGCAATATCATTCCATCGTTTTTCCGTTGTTTCACAACCAGTGCCGCCTTGACCAAGACTCTTGTGAAGGAGTCAACTGGTTGCCAGACTCAGCTCTCTGGGTTGGTGACTGCTCTAGTGCTACTGCTTGTCCTACTTGTTATTGCCCCTCTTTTCTACTCATTGCAGAAGTAAGTATTAATTATGTCCATTTTACTTGCATGAAcctaggccatgtccacactaatacgttttcagtTGGAAACGCCTTGAGTTTTGTTACGTTTacccctctcatccacactagaacagcattTGCCTCCACCAAATATGGTGACTTTTCGTAAGCGCATTCGAATCTGCATACTTTGGGGAATGGTGAcattagaaaatggaaaatgtataaGTATGGACATGGTCTTAGTATCATTACACTTACAATGTTAGAATTATTCCTAAAACCttgaattatgaaataatttggaAAAGTGTGTTTGGGAAATGTACTTGTAaagttacaggtgaaactcgaaaaatttgaaaatcgtgcaaaagttcattcatttcagtaattcaacttaaaaggtgaaactaatatattatatagactcattacaagcaaagtaagatatttcaagcctttatttgatataattttgatgattatggcttacagcttatgaaaaccccaaattcagaatctcagaaaattagaatattacatgaaatcaataaaaaaaggattttaaatacagaaatgtcggccctctgaaaagtataatcatgcatatgtactcagtacttggtttgggcccattttgcattaattactgccacaatgcgcgtggcatggatgctatcagcctgtggcactgctgaggtgttatggaagaccaagatgcttcaatagcgaccttcagctcttctgcattgtttggtctcatgtctctcatctttctcttagcaatgccccatagattctctatggggttcaggtcaagcgagtttgctggccaatcaagcacagtaataccatggtcattgaaccaggttttggtatttttggcagtgtgggcaggtgccaagtcctgctggaaaatgaagtcagcatctccataaagcttgtctgctgaaggaagcatgaagtgctctaaaatgtcccggtagacggctgcgttgactctggacttaataaagcacagtggaccaacaccagccgatgacatggctccccaaaccaacacagactgtggaaacttcgcactggacttcaagcatcttggattgtgtgcctctccattcttcctccagactctgggaccttggtttccaaatgagatgcaaaatttgctctcatcagaaaagaggactttggaccactgagcaacagaccagttctttttttctttagcccaggtaagacgcttctgacgttgtttgttgttcaggagcggcttgacaagaggaatatgacatttgaagcccatgtccaggacccgtctgtgtgtggtggctcttgatgcagtaactccagcctcagtccactccttgtgaagctcccccacacatttgaatggccttttcctgacaatcctctccaggctacggtcatccctgctgcttgtgcacctttttcttccacacttttcccttccacttaactttctattaatgtgctttgatacagcactttgagaacatccaacttcttttgcaattaccttttgaggctttccatccttgtggagggtgtcaattatggttttctgcacaactgtcaggtcagcagtcttccccatgattgtgaattcaactgaaccagactgagagaccatttaaaggctcaggaaccctttgcaggtgttttggattaattagctgattagagtgtgacactttgagcctacaatactgaaccttttcacaatattctgaatttggggttttcataagctgtaagccataatcatcaaaattatatcaaataaaggcttgaaatatcttactttgcttgtaatgagtctatataatatattagtttcaccttttaagtcgaattactgaaattaatgaacttttgcacgatattctaatttttcgagtttcacctgtatgtcagTAAAGAATTTTCTTGGTTTTCATGCTATGTTGAGATTTTAATGCTGAAATTGTGTCCATTTCTTTTTTGAATGGGGTTAATTGTGTACACTTCATCTCTGCAGATGTGTATTGGCCGTCATCAT includes the following:
- the slc26a2 gene encoding sulfate transporter produces the protein MPAEEVFDRVSIEDDSKTGPDIPFLLEECEKDKEPWKSVLKRKVLKKCSCSTTCAKSLLVDSLPILKWLPRYNFKDWIIGDAMSGLIVGILLVPQSIAYSLLAEQDPIYGLYTSFFASIIYTLLGTSKHISVGMFGVLCLLVGQVVDRELTLAGYPSETNQTALGIIDNSTVPICDRSCYAIMVGATLTFTAGVYQVLMGLLQVGFVSVFLSDSLLSGFATGASLTILTSQIKYFLGLHLPRVQGWGSFIKTWISLLKNLGHTNICDLITSILCLLVLVPTKELNHRLKTKLKAPIPFELFVVIGATLASHFGHFNEKYGSDVAGDIPTGFMPPQLPNWSLIPNIAVDAFSIAIVGFAITVSLSEMFAKKHGYVVDPNQEMYALGFCNIIPSFFRCFTTSAALTKTLVKESTGCQTQLSGLVTALVLLLVLLVIAPLFYSLQKCVLAVIIVVNLRGALWKFADIPKMWHVNRVDTIIWLVTMATSALVNTELGLLVGVLVSAFSVLGQTQCVQVLQLGQAGDREVFEDIASYKGLQTHPGVAVFRYEAPIYYANQVLFKKSLYRNVGLDPLKEKARRKTLMKQKPQGGEENKQEMELSTNVFLLQHTTFHTLVIDCSPVLFLDTAGVNALKEVYKDYKELGVCVLLAQCSTSVIDTLRRGDYYDRKTGTKEILFHNVGDAISYAQSLMSQNGNCDTVV